One window of the Triticum dicoccoides isolate Atlit2015 ecotype Zavitan chromosome 3B, WEW_v2.0, whole genome shotgun sequence genome contains the following:
- the LOC119278941 gene encoding DEAD-box ATP-dependent RNA helicase 58, chloroplastic-like → MAAAAYTAKLSGCTRPLPSTLSSSPRATRLAPFASRSRPRALLAAAAATLREVCSGRVPDHVLQRAEDVGYTSPTEVQEQSLPVLLSGQDCILHAQTGSGKTLAYLLAVFSAIDVGRSSVQALVIVPTRELGIQVTKVARLLAAKTCNVMALLDGGMLTRQKSWLKAEPPAIIVATVASLCQMVEKRAFSLGSIKVLVIDEVDFIFGSSKQVNSLRKILNSYTAASSRQTVFASASIPQHNRFVHDCVQHKWTKSDVVHVHVNPVQPMPSHLRHTYVICSKKERLHVLLSLLERDAPKSVIIFVAQQSEKSKRAGNPPSSTLVVEFLRTEYKGILEVLVLEEDMNFNARATSFTEVKGKGFLLVSTDIASRGFDLPQTSHIYNFDLPKTATDYLHRAGRTGREPFSKSECSVTTLITEEEHFVLQRFQNELKFHSQQLPLESMFTFNL, encoded by the exons ATGGCAGCGGCGGCGTACACGGCGAAGCTCTCCGGCTGCACCCGTCCGCTCCCCAGCACCCtaagctccagcccccgcgccaccCGCCTGGCCCCATTCGCGTCACGCTCCCGGCCCCGCGCgcttctcgccgccgccgccgccaccctccgcGAGGTCTGCTCCGGCCGCGTCCCCGACCACGTCCTCCAGAG GGCTGAGGACGTCGGGTACACCTCACCGACCGAGGTGCAGGAGCAGTCCCTGCCGGTGCTCCTCTCCGGCCAGGACTGCATCCTCCACGCCCAG ACAGGTTCAGGGAAGACGCTGGCCTACCTCCTGGCGGTCTTCTCGGCGATAGACGTCGGGCGGTCCTCCGTGCAGGCGCTGGTCATCGTGCCGACGCGGGAGCTCGGCATCCAG GTCACCAAAGTCGCCAGGCTTCTCGCGGCGAAGACTTGCAACGTCATGGCTTTGCTTGACGGCGGGATGCTGACGAGGCAGAAGAGCTGGTTAAAG GCAGAGCCCCCTGCGATAATTGTAGCAACTGTTGCAAGCTTGTGCCAGATGGTTGAGAAGCGTGCTTTCAGTCTTGGATCAATCAAAGTATTAGTTATCGATGAG GTTGATTTCATTTTTGGATCATCAAAGCAAGTGAACTCCCTTCGCAAGATACTAAATTCTTACACAGCAGCATCCAGCCGTCAAACCGTCTTTGCTAGCGCATCCATACCTCAGCACAATCGCTTTGTGCATGATTGCGTGCAACATAAATGGACCAAG AGCGATGTGGTTCATGTTCATGTCAACCCTGTCCAGCCCATGCCTTCACACCTACGTCacacatatgtg ATCTGCAGTAAGAAGGAACGGTTGCATGTTTTGCTATCCTTGCTTGAGAGGGATGCACCAAAGTCGGTGATTATATTTGTCGCTCAACAG TCTGAGAAATCAAAAAGGGCTGGAAATCCTCCGTCGTCCACACTTGTTGTCGAATTCCTGAGAACAGAGTATAAAGGCATCCTGGAGGTGCTTGTGCTAGAAGAAGATATGAATTTCAACGCTCGGGCTACCTCGTTCACT GAAGTCAAGGGAAAAGGTTTCCTGCTAGTTTCGACGGACATAGCGAGCAGAGGGTTCGACCTTCCGCAGACCAGCCACATATACAACTTCGACCTTCCTAAGACGGCGACCGACTACCTCCACCGCGCCGGAAGAACCGGGAGAGAACCGTTCTCCAAGTCGGAGTGCAGCGTGACGACCCTCATAACGGAGGAGGAGCACTTCGTGCTACAGAGGTTCCAGAACGAGCTCAAGTTCCACTCCCAACAGCTGCCCTTGGAGTCCATGTTTACTTTCAACTTGTAA
- the LOC119278940 gene encoding pentatricopeptide repeat-containing protein At3g48250, chloroplastic-like produces the protein MAAPPAHLRRLLLPHLRRNRLFSALTDTPAPASDAILYSLRGLAKDPPQALSLFRRAAAAGHPLGPAAYNLMLRTLASTPAAAQAHFWPFLRDMDAAGHSVDQGTYLAALASFKRASLATDYATLSARLAKSRADHAAAGGTPLTALADAVRGLDLDQAGSDEELEEKLEGVAEQLLPLTEATVAGVLREARDVPAKALAFFRWAGRQRGYEHGSVAYNAMARVLGREESQREFWELVQEMKAGELHIDIDTYMKLSRQFQKRHMMTEAVELYELMMDGPYKPAQQDGPLLLRRIAMGPEPDLELVYRVVRKFEAVYEFKTKHVFDGIHRALTSNGRFEEAAEIVERMRAAGHQPDNITYSQLVFGLCKAAKCDEARQVLDEMEAEGCTPDLKTWTMLIQGNCAAGEVDKALQYLTEMIGKDLEADADLLDVMVKGLCRQDKIDAAYTLFVEMVDTAKLTPWQGTYKHIIAELLRVKKLEEALGLLKSMKAQKFPPFADPFPSNIAEYGTLEDARDFLKALKGSSNNYPQPPIYVQMFKAFFAEGRYSEAQDLLYKCPIHIRRHHDITELFEPKKVQATA, from the coding sequence ATGGCGGCGCCGCCGGcacacctccgccgcctcctcctgccGCACCTCCGCCGCAACCGCCTCTTCTCCGCCCTCACCGACACCCCTGCCCCGGCCTCAGACGCCATCCTCTACTCGCTCCGCGGCCTCGCCAAGGACCCGCCCCAGGCGCTGTCCCTCTTCCGGCGCGCGGCGGCCGCGGGCCACCCGCTCGGCCccgcggcgtacaacctcatgctgCGCACGCTCGCCTCCACCCCGGCCGCCGCGCAGGCCCACTTCTGGCCCTTCCTCCGCGACATGGACGCCGCCGGCCACTCCGTCGACCAGGGCACCTACCTCGCCGCCCTCGCCTCCTTCAAGCGCGCCAGCCTAGCCACCGACTACGCCACCCTCTCCGCGCGCCTCGCCAAGTCCCGGGCCGAccacgccgccgccggcggcacccCCCTCACCGCCCTCGCCGACGCCGTCCGCGGGCTCGACCTCGACCAGGCGGGGTCGGACGAGGAGCTCGAGGAGAAGCTGGAGGGCGTCGCCGAGCAGCTGCTGCCGCTGACCGAGGCGACCGTGGCCGGGGTGCTGCGGGAGGCGCGGGACGTCCCGGCCAAGGCGCTCGCTTTCTTCCGGTGGGCTGGCCGGCAGAGGGGGTACGAGCACGGGTCCGTTGCCTACAACGCGATGGCGAGGGTGCTCGGCCGGGAGGAGTCACAGCGGGAGTTCTGGGAGCTGGTGCAGGAGATGAAGGCCGGCGAGCTGCACATCGACATCGACACCTACATGAAGCTCTCCCGGCAGTTCCAGAAGCGCCACATGATGACCGAGGCCGTCGAGCTCTACGAGCTCATGATGGACGGCCCCTACAAGCCCGCGCAGCAGGACGGGCCGCTGCTCCTCCGGCGCATCGCCATGGGGCCGGAGCCCGACCTTGAGCTGGTCTACCGCGTCGTGAGGAAGTTCGAGGCCGTCTACGAGTTCAAGACCAAGCACGTGTTTGACGGGATCCACAGGGCGCTCACCAGCAATGGCAGGTTTGAGGAGGCCGCGGAGATCGTGGAGAGGATGAGAGCCGCTGGCCACCAGCCGGACAACATCACGTATAGCCAGCTGGTCTTTGGGCTGTGCAAGGCCGCCAAGTGCGATGAAGCTCGCCAGGTGCTCGATGAAATGGAGGCTGAGGGTTGCACGCCGGACTTgaagacctggaccatgttgatccAAGGGAACTGTGCGGCTGGGGAGGTGGACAAGGCTCTGCAGTACTTGACAGAGATGATCGGGAAGGACTTGGAGGCGGACGCCGATTTGCTGGATGTCATGGTGAAAGGTCTGTGCAGACAGGACAAGATTGACGCGGCTTACACTTTGTTTGTTGAGATGGTGGACACTGCCAAGTTGACCCCCTGGCAAGGCACTTACAAGCATATCATTGCCGAGTTGCTGAGGGTGAAGAAACTCGaggaggcactgggccttcttaaaTCAATGAAAGCCCAGAAGTTCCCACCTTTTGCAGACCCCTTCCCTTCAAACATCGCTGAATACGGGACGCTTGAAGATGCCAGGGACTTTCTCAAGGCCTTGAAAGGATCGTCTAATAACTATCCGCAGCCCCCTATCTATGTGCAGATGTTCAAGGCATTCTTTGCGGAGGGGAGATACTCAGAAGCTCAGGATTTACTCTACAAATGCCCCATCCATATCCGCAGGCATCATGACATCACCGAGCTGTTTGAACCAAAAAAAGTTCAGGCTACTGCTTGA